Proteins encoded together in one Lathyrus oleraceus cultivar Zhongwan6 chromosome 5, CAAS_Psat_ZW6_1.0, whole genome shotgun sequence window:
- the LOC127086466 gene encoding uncharacterized protein LOC127086466 isoform X6 produces MSDLVMLQAKVTQMIQENIEDLQSSNHFDSQVLLVGLYGCLSNLQNLTRWGGALLELSQFQNFPESKKMTQVAEHQKRPRYMLVPRASSSHTKCYTYWMLLVTTH; encoded by the exons ATGAGTGACTTGGTGATGTTGCAAGCGAAGGTGACGCAAATGATTCAAGAAAATATAGAAGATCTTCAATCCAGTAACCACTTCGACTCTCAAGTTCTTTTAG TTGGTCTCTATGGATGCCTTTCGAATCTGCAGAATTTGACAAGATGGGGTGGAGCTTTGTTAGAGTTGTCTCAGTTTCAGAATTTTCCCGAGTCAAAGAAGATGACCCAAG TTGCAGAACACCAGAAGAGACCTCGTTACATGCTGGTACCGAGG GCTTCCAGTTCGCATACCAAATGTTATACCTATTGGATGCTACTGGTTACTACTCACTAG
- the LOC127086466 gene encoding mitochondrial import receptor subunit TOM20-3 isoform X2 yields MSDLVMLQAKVTQMIQENIEDLQSSNHFDSQVLLVGLYGCLSNLQNLTRWGGALLELSQFQNFPESKKMTQVAEHQKRPRYMLVPRVCVCNTGFQFAYQMLYLLDATGYYSLALHALGIHVCRASGQELVNI; encoded by the exons ATGAGTGACTTGGTGATGTTGCAAGCGAAGGTGACGCAAATGATTCAAGAAAATATAGAAGATCTTCAATCCAGTAACCACTTCGACTCTCAAGTTCTTTTAG TTGGTCTCTATGGATGCCTTTCGAATCTGCAGAATTTGACAAGATGGGGTGGAGCTTTGTTAGAGTTGTCTCAGTTTCAGAATTTTCCCGAGTCAAAGAAGATGACCCAAG TTGCAGAACACCAGAAGAGACCTCGTTACATGCTGGTACCGAGGGTATGTGTGTGCAATACAG GCTTCCAGTTCGCATACCAAATGTTATACCTATTGGATGCTACTGGTTACTACTCACTAGCGCTACACGCACTTGGGATTCACGTGTGCCGAGCCAGTGGACAAGAGCTGGTAAACATTTAG
- the LOC127086466 gene encoding uncharacterized protein LOC127086466 isoform X3 — translation MSDLVMLQAKVTQMIQENIEDLQSIGLYGCLSNLQNLTRWGGALLELSQFQNFPESKKMTQAVAEHQKRPRYMLVPRVCVCNTGFQFAYQMLYLLDATGYYSLALHALGIHVCRASGQELVNI, via the exons ATGAGTGACTTGGTGATGTTGCAAGCGAAGGTGACGCAAATGATTCAAGAAAATATAGAAGATCTTCAATCCA TTGGTCTCTATGGATGCCTTTCGAATCTGCAGAATTTGACAAGATGGGGTGGAGCTTTGTTAGAGTTGTCTCAGTTTCAGAATTTTCCCGAGTCAAAGAAGATGACCCAAG CAGTTGCAGAACACCAGAAGAGACCTCGTTACATGCTGGTACCGAGGGTATGTGTGTGCAATACAG GCTTCCAGTTCGCATACCAAATGTTATACCTATTGGATGCTACTGGTTACTACTCACTAGCGCTACACGCACTTGGGATTCACGTGTGCCGAGCCAGTGGACAAGAGCTGGTAAACATTTAG
- the LOC127086466 gene encoding peroxisome biogenesis protein 12 isoform X4, translated as MSDLVMLQAKVTQMIQENIEDLQSIGLYGCLSNLQNLTRWGGALLELSQFQNFPESKKMTQVAEHQKRPRYMLVPRVCVCNTGFQFAYQMLYLLDATGYYSLALHALGIHVCRASGQELVNI; from the exons ATGAGTGACTTGGTGATGTTGCAAGCGAAGGTGACGCAAATGATTCAAGAAAATATAGAAGATCTTCAATCCA TTGGTCTCTATGGATGCCTTTCGAATCTGCAGAATTTGACAAGATGGGGTGGAGCTTTGTTAGAGTTGTCTCAGTTTCAGAATTTTCCCGAGTCAAAGAAGATGACCCAAG TTGCAGAACACCAGAAGAGACCTCGTTACATGCTGGTACCGAGGGTATGTGTGTGCAATACAG GCTTCCAGTTCGCATACCAAATGTTATACCTATTGGATGCTACTGGTTACTACTCACTAGCGCTACACGCACTTGGGATTCACGTGTGCCGAGCCAGTGGACAAGAGCTGGTAAACATTTAG
- the LOC127086466 gene encoding uncharacterized protein LOC127086466 isoform X1, translating to MSDLVMLQAKVTQMIQENIEDLQSSNHFDSQVLLVGLYGCLSNLQNLTRWGGALLELSQFQNFPESKKMTQAVAEHQKRPRYMLVPRVCVCNTGFQFAYQMLYLLDATGYYSLALHALGIHVCRASGQELVNI from the exons ATGAGTGACTTGGTGATGTTGCAAGCGAAGGTGACGCAAATGATTCAAGAAAATATAGAAGATCTTCAATCCAGTAACCACTTCGACTCTCAAGTTCTTTTAG TTGGTCTCTATGGATGCCTTTCGAATCTGCAGAATTTGACAAGATGGGGTGGAGCTTTGTTAGAGTTGTCTCAGTTTCAGAATTTTCCCGAGTCAAAGAAGATGACCCAAG CAGTTGCAGAACACCAGAAGAGACCTCGTTACATGCTGGTACCGAGGGTATGTGTGTGCAATACAG GCTTCCAGTTCGCATACCAAATGTTATACCTATTGGATGCTACTGGTTACTACTCACTAGCGCTACACGCACTTGGGATTCACGTGTGCCGAGCCAGTGGACAAGAGCTGGTAAACATTTAG
- the LOC127086466 gene encoding uncharacterized protein LOC127086466 isoform X5, which produces MSDLVMLQAKVTQMIQENIEDLQSSNHFDSQVLLVGLYGCLSNLQNLTRWGGALLELSQFQNFPESKKMTQAVAEHQKRPRYMLVPRASSSHTKCYTYWMLLVTTH; this is translated from the exons ATGAGTGACTTGGTGATGTTGCAAGCGAAGGTGACGCAAATGATTCAAGAAAATATAGAAGATCTTCAATCCAGTAACCACTTCGACTCTCAAGTTCTTTTAG TTGGTCTCTATGGATGCCTTTCGAATCTGCAGAATTTGACAAGATGGGGTGGAGCTTTGTTAGAGTTGTCTCAGTTTCAGAATTTTCCCGAGTCAAAGAAGATGACCCAAG CAGTTGCAGAACACCAGAAGAGACCTCGTTACATGCTGGTACCGAGG GCTTCCAGTTCGCATACCAAATGTTATACCTATTGGATGCTACTGGTTACTACTCACTAG
- the LOC127086466 gene encoding uncharacterized protein LOC127086466 isoform X8, giving the protein MSDLVMLQAKVTQMIQENIEDLQSIGLYGCLSNLQNLTRWGGALLELSQFQNFPESKKMTQAVAEHQKRPRYMLVPRASSSHTKCYTYWMLLVTTH; this is encoded by the exons ATGAGTGACTTGGTGATGTTGCAAGCGAAGGTGACGCAAATGATTCAAGAAAATATAGAAGATCTTCAATCCA TTGGTCTCTATGGATGCCTTTCGAATCTGCAGAATTTGACAAGATGGGGTGGAGCTTTGTTAGAGTTGTCTCAGTTTCAGAATTTTCCCGAGTCAAAGAAGATGACCCAAG CAGTTGCAGAACACCAGAAGAGACCTCGTTACATGCTGGTACCGAGG GCTTCCAGTTCGCATACCAAATGTTATACCTATTGGATGCTACTGGTTACTACTCACTAG
- the LOC127086466 gene encoding peroxisome biogenesis protein 12 isoform X7, which translates to MFFIMQTLQGALLSCTYTVLDYAQTGLIAAVFFFKVAKEGVQLPPDRTVCPLCLQKRVNPSVITVSGFVFCYACVFKFVTQYKRCPATMMPATVDQIRRLFHDV; encoded by the exons ATGTTTTTCATAATGCAGACATTACAGGGAGCATTGCTCAGCTGTACATACACTGTACTTGACTATGCCCAAACCGGTTTGATTGCAGCAGTTTTCTTCTTTAAA GTAGCCAAAGAAGGGGTACAGTTACCGCCAGACAGAACAGTTTGCCCCCTGTGCTTGCAGAAGCGCGTAAATCCATCTGTAATTACGGTTTCAGGTTTCGTCTTCTGCTATGCCTGTGTATTCAAGTTTGTTACTCAG TATAAGCGTTGTCCAGCAACGATGATGCCTGCAACAGTTGACCAGATAAGGAGACTCTTTCATGATGTATAG